GCGATCAACCTGATAAAGGATTGCAGCAATATCGTGGGTGTCATGACCAAACAACGCGGCAAGAACGTCGCTATCAAAGCAACCCGCGCCATCGTATTAACCTGCGGCGGCTTTGAGAACAATCCGGCTATGGTCCGAAACTACGTAGATGGCCTGCCGAGGATCTTCCCGAACGGAACGCCGTACAATACCGGCGACGGCATTCGTATGGGGCTGGAAGTGGGTGCTCAGCTTTGGCACATGAACAACATTTCGGGTCCACTGCTATCGTTTAAGGCACCCGAGATTGCGGTCGCGCAGTGGCTTAATCTACCGCATGGCAAAAGCTATCTCTTCGTCGCTAGCGACGGGTCGCGCTTCACGATGGAAGGCGATCCTTGTCTCACTGGTGACCTGCACGGCAAAGTCAAACGTCATGGCCAATGGGGACAGCAGGCACTACCGGTGCCGATCCATATGATCTTTGATGAAACGTTCCGCAAATCCGGCCATATCGGTAAAGCCACTACGGACTGGGATGTCAGCCACGGGAATCTCTACGACTGGAGCGACGACAATATTCGCGAAATCGAAAAGGGCTGGATCAAACGGGCGGACACACTCAGCGAACTCGCTGACTTGATCGGCATTCCCGCAGAGGCGTTGGAAGCCAGTGTGGTCCGCTTCGACGAATTCGCTTCCGGTGGCGTGGACGCAGACTGGAACCGGGCTGCCGATAAGATGGCACCCCTCGATACGCCGCCCTTCTATGCCATGGAACTGACTCCGGCATTCGTAAATACTCAGGGCGGCCCTTGCCGCAACGAGAACGCACAGGTAATGGGCGCTGACGGCAACCCAATTGGACGGCTTTACTCCGCGGGAGAACTCGGTTCGATCTATTCGTTCCTCTACCAAGCCGGCGGCAACATCGGTGAGTGTTTCGCCTTTGGCCGGATCGCTGGCCGGAATGCTGCGGCGCAGACACCCGCGCCAAGTATGGCCAAGCCATTCGCTTTCACCTGATGGACGCCATCGCCGCGCCCCTCGACTGTCTTGTGATCGGCGGCGGCCCAGCAGGCCTCACGGCGGCAACATACCTAGGCCGCTTTCGCCGGCGCGTAACGGTAATTGACAAAGGCTGGAGTCGCGCTGAATGGATCACGCGCAGCCGCAACGTTCCGGGGTTCCCCGCCGGAGTGGGCGGCCCGGTGCTACTCGACCTCATGCGAAGCCAGGCGCGCTGCTATGATGCTGAACTTCAGCTCGGCACGATCGACACCCTGAGTCGGGGTTCAGACGGGCTGTTCACCGCCAGACTGGCAAATACGCAGCTCACTGCTCACACGGTTCTGCTCGCCAGCGGTGTTGTTGAAAACAAGCCGCCATTAGCGCATCTTGCCGATGCGGTGAAGCGCGGCTTGATCCGGACCTGTCCAGTCTGTGATGGTTATGAAGCGATCGACAAGTGTATCGCCGTCTTCGGCAACGGGGAGCATGCTGCCAGAGAGACGCTCTTTCTTCGCACATATTCGTCGCGGATCTCGCTGCTGCTCACACTTGCAGATACGGCAGCCCTATCTGATCAAACGAAGGCGGCATTAGAAGCAGCCGGGATCGAACTCAACCATGTGGTTGTTGGCTCGGTCGGCATCGATCAGGACGGCATCACTGTACTAAGCGCCGAAGATGGGCGACAACACCACTTCGACTTGGTCTATTCGGCGTTCGGGATGACACCCCAGAGCTCACTGGCTGCGGCGCTTTCCGCACGTGTCAACGAACTCGGACGTCTTTTCGTCAACGAACATCAGCAGACGTCAGTCCAAGGGCTCTACGCCGCCGGCGATCTCGTGCGCGGTCTAAACCAAATCAGCGTTGCTGCGGGCGAAGCAGCGATCGCAGCGACAGCAATTCACAATAGCCTACCGCGGTCGTTCGCGTCTCAAATTGCGTAAAGTCCAATTCGGGCCACGCCGGGTGGCTCATCTGAGCCTGCTACGGAAGGGTCTATAATTCCGTCCGCTCCCCGGTATTTGCCGGCATTTGCGAAATGGCACGCACTAGGTCTGCACGGCTGACGATCCCCACCATCCGGCCGTTCCGCAGGATCGGTAGCCGCTTGATGCGGTGACGGGTCAGCAAATCGGACAGTTGGGGCAGTGTGGCCGTGTCTGGGGCAGTGATAACGGGAGTCGTCATCACGTCGCGAGCCTGACGATGATCCTGACGCACGTAGTCGGTAAATTCCGGAGCTAGGTCATTTCCTTCGGCAATTAGGGACAACCACCAAGCACGTCTCAGCCGGTTGCTTTCACCAAAGGGGCGCAGCAGGTCACCTTCGCTTACCAAGCCGACAAGGACACCGGACTGATCACAGACCGGCACCGCGCTGATATCGTGTGTCGCTAGGACCCTAGCGATGGCCGCTATAGTGGCATCGGGAGTGACAGAATAGACTTCACGGGTCATTATTGCAGATGCGTCGTCCAACATGGCGTTCTTGAATCCTCGAAAACGCTTTGCGATGAACTCTCGCAAAGTGGCCGGAGACCATAAGGTCTGAAGCACAACCAGAGTGTGGCTGTGTCTATCGCCTAACTCGAGCCTAGATCAGAATCGGAAACTACCTATCGCCGGGGCGTCGAGAACCTGGACAGATGCTCTAGTGGTTGGAATTAAAACGCCTTGCGGTCGTTAACCGGTAGTCGG
The Lichenicola cladoniae genome window above contains:
- a CDS encoding FAD-dependent oxidoreductase gives rise to the protein MTEDLPAWNSEYDVIVIGYGFAGATAAITAHDAGAKVLLIEKAPEADKGGNSRVSANLVFWPNDVALAKAYFVALAGPYMDDISNTMVDVWANEMYANRTWLEGLGMTPFELPYVEFPEMAGSECVRVLMNGPGPMGGERLWRIIEAAVSARDIDVLYEAPAINLIKDCSNIVGVMTKQRGKNVAIKATRAIVLTCGGFENNPAMVRNYVDGLPRIFPNGTPYNTGDGIRMGLEVGAQLWHMNNISGPLLSFKAPEIAVAQWLNLPHGKSYLFVASDGSRFTMEGDPCLTGDLHGKVKRHGQWGQQALPVPIHMIFDETFRKSGHIGKATTDWDVSHGNLYDWSDDNIREIEKGWIKRADTLSELADLIGIPAEALEASVVRFDEFASGGVDADWNRAADKMAPLDTPPFYAMELTPAFVNTQGGPCRNENAQVMGADGNPIGRLYSAGELGSIYSFLYQAGGNIGECFAFGRIAGRNAAAQTPAPSMAKPFAFT
- a CDS encoding CBS domain-containing protein; its protein translation is MLDDASAIMTREVYSVTPDATIAAIARVLATHDISAVPVCDQSGVLVGLVSEGDLLRPFGESNRLRRAWWLSLIAEGNDLAPEFTDYVRQDHRQARDVMTTPVITAPDTATLPQLSDLLTRHRIKRLPILRNGRMVGIVSRADLVRAISQMPANTGERTEL
- a CDS encoding NAD(P)/FAD-dependent oxidoreductase, with protein sequence MDAIAAPLDCLVIGGGPAGLTAATYLGRFRRRVTVIDKGWSRAEWITRSRNVPGFPAGVGGPVLLDLMRSQARCYDAELQLGTIDTLSRGSDGLFTARLANTQLTAHTVLLASGVVENKPPLAHLADAVKRGLIRTCPVCDGYEAIDKCIAVFGNGEHAARETLFLRTYSSRISLLLTLADTAALSDQTKAALEAAGIELNHVVVGSVGIDQDGITVLSAEDGRQHHFDLVYSAFGMTPQSSLAAALSARVNELGRLFVNEHQQTSVQGLYAAGDLVRGLNQISVAAGEAAIAATAIHNSLPRSFASQIA